Proteins from one Leptonema illini DSM 21528 genomic window:
- a CDS encoding site-2 protease family protein, with translation MIALILGGIFLLGVCIVIHELGHMWMGRLVGVRAEIFSFGYGRGIWKKKIGDTTYQITAIPLGGYVKFYGDDMQDADNKVPGGFFSAPPLLRIIPVLGGPLFNLILGFFIFLGLSAFSGLPPAKVQLWEEMGTQSPAYRAGLANGDSILSIDGRPIQSFQDIQKTVMLSGGKDLTVIYERAGERKETVVKPDLDSAGRGSVGLRVPGERFIEVDFPFADAWMARIMKLFGQPVNADSSLRALAYLDDGDVILSVQGERVSDPLALQELLGRHHGQEVEIRVRRQSLPWLAPWFTEETTVTVPTKGEYRLELTNIVDTKYGKPIGDFSLVSQSPEHQRALGDLSVGGEPAGSFEYLYGRFSDGSRVPVITGRGDQAKHYEANVQARKTGLIGFRPGSLAMAEYSTASVGASQIVGNAFQSTVDNIMIYPEFVSRLVSGRISFIENTMGPVGMFAVAGVVIKTDLRDYFQLMASISIALMVMNLLPFPVVDGGHIVFFLIEAILKRPLSPAILEGFYRFGFLTLVAFGLFVMYRDLLFVVKL, from the coding sequence ATGATAGCTTTAATTCTCGGTGGCATTTTTTTATTAGGTGTGTGCATCGTTATTCACGAGCTCGGTCATATGTGGATGGGGCGGCTTGTCGGCGTGCGCGCTGAGATCTTCTCGTTCGGCTATGGGCGCGGCATCTGGAAAAAGAAAATCGGCGATACGACCTATCAGATTACGGCCATTCCACTGGGCGGATACGTGAAGTTCTACGGCGACGACATGCAGGACGCCGACAATAAAGTGCCCGGCGGGTTCTTCTCGGCTCCTCCGCTTCTGCGCATCATCCCCGTTCTTGGCGGCCCGCTTTTCAATCTGATTCTTGGCTTCTTTATCTTTCTCGGTCTGTCGGCATTCTCGGGGCTGCCTCCGGCAAAGGTCCAGCTCTGGGAAGAGATGGGCACGCAGAGCCCCGCCTACAGAGCAGGGCTTGCAAACGGCGATTCGATTCTGAGCATCGACGGACGTCCGATTCAGAGCTTTCAGGACATTCAAAAGACGGTGATGCTTTCGGGGGGAAAGGATCTGACTGTCATTTATGAACGGGCAGGGGAGCGAAAAGAGACCGTCGTTAAGCCCGACCTTGATTCGGCCGGTCGCGGCAGCGTGGGCCTGCGCGTTCCGGGCGAGCGCTTTATTGAAGTCGATTTCCCTTTTGCCGACGCATGGATGGCTCGTATCATGAAGCTTTTCGGTCAACCCGTAAATGCCGATTCGTCGCTGCGAGCCCTGGCTTACCTTGATGATGGAGATGTAATCCTGAGCGTGCAGGGGGAACGAGTGAGCGATCCTCTTGCGCTACAAGAGTTGCTCGGCCGACATCACGGACAGGAGGTCGAGATCAGGGTGCGCCGTCAGAGCCTGCCATGGCTGGCTCCCTGGTTTACAGAAGAGACGACGGTAACGGTTCCGACAAAAGGGGAGTATCGACTCGAACTCACAAACATCGTCGATACAAAATACGGCAAGCCGATCGGCGATTTCAGCCTTGTTTCACAGTCACCGGAACATCAGCGTGCTCTTGGTGATTTGAGTGTCGGCGGTGAACCGGCCGGGTCGTTTGAGTATCTGTACGGGCGATTTTCTGATGGCAGCCGCGTTCCGGTCATCACCGGTCGAGGCGATCAGGCAAAACACTACGAGGCAAACGTCCAGGCGCGCAAAACCGGCCTGATCGGATTTCGGCCGGGCAGCCTGGCGATGGCCGAGTATTCAACGGCCTCTGTCGGAGCCTCGCAGATCGTCGGCAATGCCTTTCAGAGCACGGTGGATAACATCATGATTTATCCCGAATTCGTGAGCAGGCTGGTGTCGGGACGCATCTCATTTATCGAGAACACGATGGGACCGGTGGGCATGTTCGCCGTTGCCGGAGTCGTCATTAAAACCGATCTGCGGGATTATTTTCAACTGATGGCGTCGATCTCTATCGCTCTGATGGTTATGAATCTGCTGCCCTTTCCCGTCGTCGACGGCGGACATATCGTCTTCTTCTTGATCGAGGCCATTCTGAAGCGCCCGCTTTCACCGGCCATTCTTGAAGGCTTCTACAGATTCGGGTTTCTAACGCTTGTGGCCTTTGGACTCTTTGTAATGTACAGGGATCTGCTCTTCGTTGTGAAACTATAA
- the dxr gene encoding 1-deoxy-D-xylulose-5-phosphate reductoisomerase produces MDLIQAAVASRTRSLALLGASGSVGSTTLRYLRQLDRVSGPVADREKARIELNAVSVHRSVKLLRELIVEFSDIKHAALSDADVYRSEVDGLKADFPSVRFYGGAEGVVELVRETQADTVLTAVVGAAGIDATVAAVQGGKKIALANKETLVTAGPAIQYEAERAAKKGLAVSFLPVDSEHNAAFQLLEGLHRSRLSRLILTASGGPFRDRTADEIRTVSRDEVLNHPTWKMGPKISVDSAGMINKGLEIIEAHFLFDLAYDQLDVRIHRNSYVHAMVKTSDGGMILAASPPDMIFPVAHALHYPEAVPMQHVADDECARWPALQFEAVDPAKYPGFSLCMQAGRRGGTAPAILNAANEVAVAIFLDGGIPFYRIPELVDDALQNLPVEDGRELGLFQEADRRTREYLMLKHAERSAR; encoded by the coding sequence ATGGATCTGATTCAGGCAGCCGTAGCATCGCGAACTCGTTCTCTCGCCCTGCTCGGAGCGTCGGGCTCGGTCGGGTCGACGACGCTGCGTTATCTGCGCCAGCTTGATCGGGTGAGCGGACCCGTAGCCGACCGCGAAAAAGCACGCATCGAACTGAATGCCGTCAGCGTGCATCGATCGGTGAAGCTGCTTCGCGAGCTGATTGTAGAATTTTCTGATATCAAACATGCGGCGTTAAGCGACGCCGACGTCTACCGATCTGAGGTCGACGGACTGAAGGCCGATTTTCCCAGCGTGCGATTCTATGGTGGAGCGGAGGGCGTCGTCGAGCTTGTTCGCGAAACACAGGCCGATACGGTGCTGACGGCCGTCGTCGGCGCCGCCGGAATCGACGCCACCGTGGCCGCCGTGCAGGGCGGCAAAAAGATCGCCCTTGCCAACAAAGAAACGCTCGTTACGGCCGGTCCGGCCATCCAGTACGAGGCGGAGCGAGCGGCGAAGAAAGGGTTAGCCGTTTCGTTTCTGCCCGTCGACTCCGAGCATAATGCAGCCTTTCAGTTACTGGAAGGCCTGCATCGCAGCCGCCTCTCTCGATTGATCCTGACTGCAAGCGGCGGCCCGTTTCGTGATAGGACGGCGGACGAGATTCGTACGGTAAGTCGTGATGAGGTGCTGAATCATCCGACCTGGAAGATGGGGCCTAAAATCTCGGTAGATTCGGCGGGTATGATCAACAAAGGCCTTGAGATTATCGAAGCGCACTTTCTGTTCGATCTTGCTTACGATCAGTTGGACGTGCGCATTCATCGCAACAGCTATGTTCATGCTATGGTCAAAACAAGCGACGGTGGTATGATCCTCGCCGCCTCGCCCCCCGATATGATCTTTCCTGTCGCCCATGCCCTGCATTATCCGGAGGCCGTACCGATGCAGCATGTGGCCGACGACGAGTGCGCTCGTTGGCCGGCGCTTCAATTCGAGGCCGTTGATCCGGCGAAGTATCCCGGTTTTTCTCTGTGCATGCAGGCCGGCCGTCGTGGCGGTACGGCTCCGGCCATCCTGAATGCGGCAAACGAGGTGGCCGTGGCCATCTTTCTTGACGGCGGCATACCGTTCTATCGCATCCCCGAGCTTGTCGATGACGCCTTACAGAATCTGCCCGTCGAAGACGGTCGGGAGCTCGGTCTTTTTCAAGAAGCCGATCGACGGACGCGCGAGTATCTTATGCTGAAGCATGCAGAGCGATCCGCTCGATGA
- a CDS encoding phosphatidate cytidylyltransferase: MSETAKRIVSGLSIAVVVILALYFYQFAAGLHAFFLIAAFALLGVEEFYRLTDKGLDGRPIRGIGFAFAFLFLVVLYLDYLTGIDASSLPDFVLSILSIFEQVHNPIVPVLLLFLIVASSYSMVYRPLDGTAHTITSTIVGPIYAALPLGMVFSILSLDAGIFVFVYIAMATIMTDVGAYFAGRWFGKHNAGLKVSPKKTYEGYIGGIIFANICVQAYVYFWLDFFPDTNPAYVPGWVESVLLTVVLSFISVFGDLVESALKRDARIKDSSSTIPGHGGVLDLVDAMLFTFPFGFYYFYIRAMIV; encoded by the coding sequence ATGAGTGAAACAGCGAAGCGCATCGTATCAGGGCTCAGCATAGCCGTCGTCGTCATTCTCGCACTGTATTTTTATCAATTTGCGGCGGGCCTGCATGCCTTCTTTTTGATCGCCGCCTTCGCCCTGCTCGGAGTCGAAGAGTTCTACAGATTGACCGATAAAGGCCTGGATGGCCGGCCGATTCGCGGCATCGGTTTTGCGTTCGCCTTTCTGTTTCTTGTGGTGCTCTACCTCGATTATCTGACAGGCATTGATGCCTCGTCGCTGCCTGATTTCGTTCTCTCTATTCTTTCGATATTCGAACAGGTGCACAATCCGATTGTGCCCGTGCTTCTGCTCTTTCTGATCGTCGCTTCGAGCTACAGTATGGTCTATCGTCCGCTGGATGGAACGGCCCATACGATCACTTCGACGATCGTCGGTCCGATCTATGCCGCCCTGCCGCTTGGCATGGTCTTTTCCATTCTATCGCTCGATGCCGGAATCTTTGTCTTCGTGTATATCGCTATGGCGACGATCATGACCGATGTGGGGGCCTACTTCGCCGGTCGCTGGTTCGGTAAGCACAACGCCGGCCTGAAGGTCAGCCCGAAAAAGACCTATGAGGGATATATCGGCGGCATCATCTTCGCCAACATCTGCGTTCAGGCCTACGTCTACTTCTGGCTTGATTTCTTTCCCGACACGAACCCGGCGTATGTTCCGGGCTGGGTTGAATCCGTGCTGCTTACCGTCGTTCTTTCGTTTATTTCGGTATTCGGAGATCTCGTCGAAAGCGCCCTGAAGCGTGATGCTCGCATCAAGGATTCCTCGTCGACAATTCCAGGACACGGCGGTGTACTCGATCTCGTCGATGCCATGCTCTTCACGTTTCCCTTCGGCTTTTATTACTTCTACATACGAGCGATGATCGTCTGA
- the uppS gene encoding polyprenyl diphosphate synthase produces MAVLPEGNAQLAHIAIILDGNGRWAKARGLSRTEGHREGGKALHRLLDAFLAKEIRCVSLYAFSTENWKRPQTEVSFLWKLMAEFFDRHIEECREKGIRIVSSGDLTALPDVNRKILERCAERTALCTTLTANFCLNYGSQQEIARAAHRIVLDRLALMQSGHAQEAAAAVTTDEIESRLYTAGLPPVDLLIRPGGESRISNFLLWQLAYAELYFTDVFWPDFSNENLEEALTWFRSRQRRFGGLLSE; encoded by the coding sequence ATGGCAGTATTACCGGAAGGCAATGCGCAGCTGGCCCATATTGCCATTATCCTCGATGGGAATGGCAGATGGGCGAAGGCCCGCGGACTGTCACGCACCGAAGGCCATCGAGAGGGCGGGAAGGCCCTGCACCGGCTTCTTGACGCCTTTCTTGCAAAAGAGATCCGATGCGTTTCGCTCTATGCCTTCAGCACCGAAAACTGGAAGCGTCCGCAAACCGAGGTTTCGTTTCTCTGGAAGCTTATGGCAGAGTTCTTTGACCGGCACATCGAAGAGTGCCGCGAAAAGGGCATCCGCATCGTCTCTTCGGGAGATCTGACCGCTCTTCCTGACGTGAATCGCAAGATCCTCGAACGCTGTGCGGAACGAACGGCGTTGTGCACCACTCTTACGGCGAATTTCTGTCTGAACTACGGCTCACAGCAAGAGATTGCCCGTGCCGCCCATCGTATCGTGCTGGATCGCCTTGCTCTTATGCAGTCGGGTCATGCACAGGAAGCTGCTGCTGCCGTTACGACTGACGAGATCGAGAGCCGTCTTTACACGGCTGGATTGCCTCCGGTGGATCTTTTGATCCGACCGGGCGGAGAATCGCGCATCTCGAACTTTTTGCTCTGGCAGCTTGCCTATGCCGAACTGTATTTCACCGACGTTTTCTGGCCGGATTTCTCGAATGAAAATCTGGAAGAGGCACTGACCTGGTTCCGGAGCCGTCAGCGACGGTTCGGCGGCCTGCTTTCCGAATGA
- the frr gene encoding ribosome recycling factor yields MSEPVQPESIINEAKSRMDRTLENLKREFNTIRSNRANPAMLDGLHAEYYGADTPLNQLATISVPEARILLISPFDKSASSAIEKAILKSDLGLTPSNDGSVIRLILPEMTMDRRQELVKQVKQRLEEAKVAIRNVRRDANDELKKLTHISKDDQKHFQDEIQKITDAHTHKAEEIAKEKEDSILKV; encoded by the coding sequence ATGAGTGAGCCCGTACAACCGGAAAGTATTATCAACGAAGCGAAGTCGCGCATGGATCGCACGCTTGAGAACCTGAAGCGCGAGTTCAATACGATCCGCTCTAACCGAGCCAACCCTGCCATGCTCGACGGACTGCATGCCGAATACTACGGCGCCGACACTCCGCTCAATCAGCTGGCGACTATCAGCGTGCCCGAGGCGCGTATTCTGCTGATCTCTCCGTTTGATAAATCGGCATCAAGCGCCATCGAGAAGGCCATCCTCAAGAGCGATCTGGGGCTCACGCCTTCAAACGACGGTAGCGTTATCCGACTGATTCTGCCCGAGATGACGATGGATCGTCGTCAGGAGCTTGTGAAGCAGGTAAAGCAGCGACTTGAAGAAGCGAAGGTAGCCATCCGTAACGTTCGGCGCGACGCTAACGACGAGTTAAAAAAGCTCACCCATATATCGAAAGACGATCAGAAGCATTTTCAGGATGAGATTCAGAAGATCACCGACGCCCATACGCATAAGGCCGAAGAGATCGCAAAAGAAAAAGAGGACTCGATCCTCAAGGTCTGA
- the pyrH gene encoding UMP kinase has product MSSRFPYTRILLKLSGESFAKRGEGGIDPDLVLKVAEQIRICARQGINVAVVIGGGNILRGGTAAEAGMDRATADYMGMLGTVINALALQDACEKIGLITRVQSAIEMKAVAEGYIRRKAMRHLEKNRIVIFAGGTGNPYFTTDTTAALRATEVSCQVILKATKVDGVYDSDPFKNPDAKRFKKISFFESLQKQLKVMDATALALCMENNIPIIVFDIFKEGNLERLINGADIGTLISSNPGVEYE; this is encoded by the coding sequence ATGTCGTCCCGCTTCCCGTATACAAGGATCCTGCTGAAACTCTCCGGCGAGTCCTTCGCAAAACGGGGGGAGGGGGGCATCGATCCCGATCTGGTGCTAAAGGTAGCCGAGCAGATTCGCATCTGCGCAAGACAGGGCATCAATGTCGCCGTCGTGATCGGCGGCGGCAACATCCTGAGAGGCGGAACGGCAGCCGAGGCCGGAATGGATCGCGCCACGGCCGACTATATGGGCATGCTGGGCACCGTCATCAACGCCCTCGCCCTGCAAGACGCATGTGAAAAGATCGGTCTTATTACGAGAGTGCAATCGGCCATCGAGATGAAGGCCGTCGCCGAAGGCTACATTCGACGCAAGGCCATGCGCCATCTTGAAAAGAACCGTATCGTCATCTTCGCCGGCGGCACGGGTAACCCCTATTTCACGACCGACACGACGGCCGCTCTTCGCGCTACTGAAGTCAGCTGTCAGGTGATCCTGAAGGCGACGAAGGTCGACGGCGTCTACGACTCCGATCCGTTTAAGAATCCCGATGCAAAGCGCTTCAAGAAGATCTCGTTTTTTGAATCGCTGCAGAAGCAACTGAAGGTGATGGATGCGACGGCGCTGGCGCTCTGCATGGAGAATAACATCCCCATCATCGTATTTGACATCTTTAAAGAAGGCAACCTGGAGCGCCTGATCAACGGCGCCGACATTGGAACGCTGATTTCGTCGAATCCTGGAGTAGAATATGAGTGA
- the tsf gene encoding translation elongation factor Ts has translation MYKASSDDIKKIRDMTGAGMMDCKKALEEFEGDMAKAVDELRKKGLAKAAKRMDRETSVGRVCSYIHGEGSIGAMIQLNCETDFVARNEDFAELGKALAIQIAAMNPLAIAPEDLDKTVEEREIEVIKEQLVSEGKKADQIEKILPGKLTKFYSEVCLLNQPFYKDDKKTVQEVIKDHIAKFGENITIGRFTRYQVG, from the coding sequence ATGTATAAAGCATCATCAGACGATATCAAGAAGATCCGCGACATGACCGGCGCCGGCATGATGGATTGTAAAAAAGCCCTTGAAGAATTCGAAGGCGACATGGCAAAAGCCGTCGACGAACTTCGTAAGAAAGGGCTGGCAAAAGCGGCGAAACGTATGGACCGCGAAACATCGGTCGGTCGCGTTTGCTCGTATATTCACGGCGAAGGCAGCATCGGCGCCATGATTCAACTGAACTGCGAAACCGACTTCGTCGCTCGTAACGAAGATTTCGCCGAGCTTGGAAAGGCCCTTGCGATTCAAATCGCCGCCATGAATCCTCTTGCCATCGCTCCCGAAGATCTCGACAAAACGGTTGAAGAGCGCGAGATTGAGGTGATTAAAGAGCAGCTTGTTTCTGAAGGCAAGAAGGCCGATCAGATCGAGAAGATCCTGCCCGGCAAGCTGACGAAGTTCTATAGCGAAGTCTGTCTGTTGAATCAGCCTTTCTACAAGGATGATAAAAAGACCGTTCAGGAAGTGATCAAAGACCATATTGCGAAGTTCGGCGAGAACATCACGATCGGTCGCTTCACACGTTATCAGGTAGGTTAA
- the rpsB gene encoding 30S ribosomal protein S2 translates to MSTISMKTLLEAGVHFGHQTRKWDPRMAPYIFTARNGIHIIDLQKTVQMAKKAYEALREHTHRGEKVLFVGTKKQARSAVEREAKRCKMFYINTRWPGGLLTNWNTVRKSIARLKKLEAMEETGTFDQEARTKKEILMLQRELDKLRKDLAGIKDMNNLPENIFIIDPDRERIAVQEAQKLGIRIFAVVDSNCNPEPIDFPIPGNDDAIRAISLFLQTMADAIIEGTEGVAGAADFVEDDAEFDPDSITEDSIRYKGEYDETGEFIPDEPIVQAEETPAEAAQYAADAAPEQA, encoded by the coding sequence ATGTCCACGATTTCAATGAAAACGCTTCTTGAGGCCGGCGTACACTTCGGGCACCAGACCCGCAAGTGGGATCCGCGCATGGCACCCTACATCTTCACCGCTCGTAACGGTATCCATATCATCGATCTTCAGAAGACGGTGCAGATGGCGAAAAAGGCCTATGAGGCTCTGCGCGAGCATACGCATCGCGGCGAGAAGGTGCTCTTCGTAGGTACGAAGAAGCAGGCCCGCAGCGCCGTTGAGCGCGAAGCGAAACGCTGCAAGATGTTCTACATCAACACCCGCTGGCCGGGCGGACTTCTGACGAACTGGAACACCGTACGCAAATCCATCGCCCGCCTGAAAAAGCTCGAAGCTATGGAAGAGACGGGAACGTTCGATCAAGAGGCTCGCACCAAGAAAGAAATCCTCATGCTTCAGCGTGAGCTCGATAAGCTTCGCAAAGATCTCGCAGGTATCAAAGACATGAATAACCTGCCCGAGAACATCTTCATCATCGACCCCGATCGCGAGCGTATCGCCGTTCAAGAGGCGCAGAAGCTCGGCATCCGTATCTTCGCCGTCGTCGATTCGAACTGCAACCCCGAGCCGATTGATTTTCCGATCCCGGGTAACGACGATGCCATCCGCGCGATTTCACTCTTTCTGCAGACGATGGCCGACGCCATCATCGAAGGAACGGAAGGCGTGGCCGGTGCGGCCGACTTCGTCGAAGACGACGCCGAGTTCGATCCCGATAGCATCACCGAAGATAGCATTCGTTATAAAGGCGAATACGACGAAACGGGAGAGTTCATTCCCGATGAGCCGATCGTTCAGGCAGAGGAGACTCCTGCCGAGGCTGCCCAGTACGCTGCCGATGCAGCGCCCGAGCAGGCCTGA
- a CDS encoding GMC family oxidoreductase → MQKYDFIIVGSGFGGSVSALRLAQKGYRVAVLESGKRWSSADFAKTNWNLRRYLWLPYLGMHGIQRLNLLRDFFLVSGAGVGGGSLVYGATLYRPGTSVLSGPGFAELGGEKALQPFYDIAHYMLGISQNPNVSASDRILKEIADEMGVGSTYRPTPMGIFFGDGKGRGQGVADPFFDGEGPERTGCVYCGGCLVGCRYNSKNTLDRNYLYLAEKLGVTVIPETKAIELLPLDKEGRPVRKATADVDGRFGWLIRTKRTTRLFSGVKELRADSVILSAGVMGTLGLLLKMKDKGVLANLSHHLGDRVRTNSETVLAVTSREPHADYSKGVAISSSFHPEEGTHIEPVRYPAGSDFFGMISAAMVDGHRFRALRYLLMAVTRPVYFLRCMNPVGFARRSLILLVMQTFENGLRLVRRRRLIWPFTKSMTSTLSSGEPSPVYIPIANQVAHRVAEKIGGFPRSSVNDSLLGAPITGHIMGGCTMGRSADEGVIDLENRVFGYENLRVIDASMIPANLGVNPSLTIAALSERAMSLIPPKEGRQTTFSFEKRLKFDRSLLGGIIHLTDRVTKKV, encoded by the coding sequence ATGCAGAAGTACGATTTTATCATTGTAGGCAGCGGATTTGGAGGAAGCGTCTCGGCGCTGCGCCTGGCACAGAAGGGCTACCGCGTCGCCGTTCTGGAGTCGGGAAAGCGCTGGTCATCGGCGGATTTTGCGAAAACAAACTGGAATCTGCGCAGGTATCTGTGGCTGCCCTATCTGGGCATGCATGGCATTCAGCGCCTGAATCTTCTTCGTGATTTTTTTCTTGTGAGCGGTGCCGGCGTCGGCGGTGGCAGCCTTGTTTACGGGGCGACGCTTTACCGGCCCGGGACGTCGGTGCTCTCGGGCCCAGGCTTTGCCGAACTCGGCGGAGAAAAGGCGCTTCAGCCGTTCTATGATATTGCCCATTATATGCTGGGCATCAGTCAGAATCCGAATGTCTCGGCGTCGGATCGCATCTTGAAAGAGATCGCCGACGAGATGGGAGTGGGATCAACCTATCGCCCGACTCCGATGGGCATCTTCTTCGGCGACGGCAAAGGCCGGGGACAGGGCGTCGCCGATCCGTTCTTCGACGGAGAAGGACCCGAGCGTACGGGATGCGTCTATTGCGGCGGCTGCCTGGTCGGATGTCGGTATAACTCCAAGAATACGCTCGATCGTAACTATCTCTATCTGGCCGAGAAGCTCGGTGTGACGGTTATTCCCGAGACCAAGGCCATCGAGCTTCTGCCTCTTGATAAAGAAGGAAGGCCCGTGCGCAAAGCGACTGCCGATGTCGACGGCCGGTTCGGATGGCTGATCCGCACGAAGCGCACTACCAGACTTTTTTCAGGTGTGAAGGAGCTGCGTGCCGATTCGGTCATCCTCTCAGCCGGTGTAATGGGCACGCTGGGCCTGCTGCTCAAGATGAAAGATAAAGGCGTGCTTGCGAATCTATCGCATCATCTGGGCGACAGGGTACGCACGAATAGCGAAACGGTGCTCGCCGTTACGTCTCGCGAACCCCATGCGGATTATTCGAAAGGCGTGGCGATCAGTTCGAGCTTTCATCCCGAAGAGGGAACGCATATTGAGCCGGTGCGTTATCCGGCCGGGTCGGATTTCTTCGGTATGATCTCGGCGGCGATGGTGGACGGGCATCGCTTCAGGGCGCTGCGTTATCTGCTCATGGCCGTTACAAGGCCGGTTTATTTTCTGCGCTGTATGAACCCTGTGGGATTCGCGCGTCGCTCGCTCATCCTGCTTGTCATGCAGACCTTTGAGAACGGCCTGCGTCTGGTGCGTCGCCGCCGCCTCATCTGGCCGTTTACGAAATCGATGACGTCGACGCTCAGCTCCGGAGAGCCGTCGCCCGTCTATATTCCCATCGCCAATCAGGTCGCTCACCGGGTAGCCGAGAAGATCGGCGGATTCCCGCGAAGCTCGGTGAACGACAGCCTGCTTGGTGCTCCGATCACCGGACATATCATGGGAGGCTGTACGATGGGCAGAAGCGCAGACGAGGGCGTCATCGACCTTGAGAACCGGGTGTTCGGCTATGAGAATCTGCGCGTGATCGATGCTTCGATGATTCCGGCCAATCTGGGCGTGAACCCGTCGCTCACGATTGCAGCGCTGAGCGAGCGAGCGATGAGCCTGATCCCGCCAAAAGAAGGACGACAGACCACCTTTTCATTTGAGAAGAGGCTGAAGTTCGATCGATCGCTTCTGGGCGGCATAATTCATTTGACAGACCGCGTTACGAAGAAAGTCTGA
- a CDS encoding ArnT family glycosyltransferase, protein MNSLQKKILISLILLSLLPAVSLINADMMDIDSAQYAEIAREMTDSDSYLFIRDNGRKYLDKPIMTFWLVSASFKLFGQNNIAFRLPSLIFALLSLYSIYRITVLRSQSERRGLLASLLYASSPGLLSMLVSPLIDIYLTSFLIFIHHAYYLARKKNANYFYLMYFFMGCGFITKGPIAVVIPGISIGVDLLIRRDWKGILSMKIPQGIFVTAALPLFWSYVLFQEFSWYGPNFFIIIQSFGRFYSFIYNQKFDPLFFVKNFAWAFGLFFVPLAVHVFLRLRQALTGSGDASTSSDAIWKRIPLSLWNYVRSDEFRKADFVIPLWLFLTLSLISFSRFQLPQYIYWILPGGAIYMAGVLDRLLFGGLAEGEKPERMPAFFFYLVPALLLLFYIAIPVVAFDLKGMQWFVYLLCLFPLVLWPVLRRHFSDRLIVPVLSGLVVHLTVGCLIYGLLIFYQPSSRIAETVRRLEPGEEVLYKFMISNSQRSYAFYSKRLTRDIFRKDQFEADLRADGSRLVILSGEGLLNFPGFTGGRYDLEILEEHDAYKVSMPSQAFFNKKKRPGVLKKVYLIRVTLRNP, encoded by the coding sequence ATGAACTCATTACAGAAAAAGATCCTTATCTCCTTGATTCTGCTCTCTCTTCTGCCTGCCGTCTCGCTTATCAACGCCGATATGATGGATATCGACTCGGCACAATACGCCGAGATCGCCCGCGAGATGACCGATAGCGACAGCTACCTGTTTATTCGCGATAACGGCCGCAAGTATCTCGACAAGCCGATCATGACCTTCTGGCTGGTCTCGGCTTCATTTAAGCTGTTCGGGCAGAATAACATCGCCTTCCGTCTTCCGTCGCTGATCTTCGCGTTGCTGTCGCTGTACAGTATCTATCGCATCACCGTGCTTCGTTCACAGAGCGAGCGCCGCGGACTTCTTGCCTCGCTGCTTTATGCGTCCAGCCCCGGGCTTCTGTCGATGCTTGTCAGCCCGCTGATCGATATCTATCTGACCTCGTTTTTGATCTTTATTCATCATGCCTACTACCTGGCGCGAAAGAAGAACGCGAACTACTTCTATCTCATGTATTTCTTCATGGGATGCGGCTTCATTACAAAAGGGCCCATTGCCGTCGTGATCCCCGGCATCTCGATCGGCGTCGATCTCTTGATCCGTCGCGACTGGAAGGGCATCTTGAGTATGAAGATTCCTCAGGGCATCTTTGTTACGGCGGCCTTGCCGCTATTCTGGTCGTATGTTCTGTTTCAGGAATTCAGCTGGTACGGGCCGAACTTCTTTATCATCATTCAATCGTTCGGACGGTTTTACAGCTTCATCTACAATCAGAAGTTTGATCCGCTGTTTTTTGTGAAGAACTTCGCCTGGGCCTTCGGTCTTTTCTTTGTTCCTCTTGCCGTTCATGTATTTCTGCGATTGCGTCAGGCGCTTACTGGTTCCGGTGATGCTTCCACTTCTTCTGATGCCATCTGGAAACGCATTCCTCTCTCTCTGTGGAACTATGTGCGCAGCGATGAATTTCGCAAAGCGGATTTTGTCATTCCGCTGTGGCTTTTTCTCACGCTCTCACTTATAAGCTTTTCGCGCTTTCAGCTTCCACAGTATATCTACTGGATCCTTCCCGGCGGAGCGATCTATATGGCCGGCGTGCTTGACCGACTGCTGTTTGGCGGATTAGCCGAAGGCGAGAAGCCCGAGCGAATGCCTGCGTTCTTTTTCTATCTTGTGCCGGCTCTGCTTTTGCTTTTCTATATTGCCATTCCCGTCGTCGCCTTCGACTTAAAGGGCATGCAGTGGTTCGTCTATCTTCTCTGTCTTTTTCCGCTTGTGCTGTGGCCTGTGCTGCGCCGGCATTTTTCAGATCGTCTTATTGTGCCCGTGCTGAGCGGACTTGTCGTGCATCTGACCGTTGGCTGCCTGATCTACGGCCTTCTTATCTTCTATCAGCCCTCAAGCCGCATTGCAGAGACGGTGCGACGACTCGAACCCGGCGAGGAGGTTCTGTATAAATTCATGATCTCGAACTCGCAGAGATCGTATGCCTTCTACTCAAAAAGGCTGACCCGCGACATCTTTCGCAAGGACCAGTTCGAGGCCGATCTGCGGGCCGACGGATCGCGTCTTGTGATTCTATCGGGGGAGGGACTTCTGAACTTTCCCGGTTTTACTGGCGGGCGGTACGATCTTGAGATCCTCGAAGAGCATGACGCCTACAAGGTATCGATGCCCAGCCAGGCCTTCTTCAACAAGAAGAAACGACCGGGCGTATTAAAAAAGGTTTATCTCATCCGCGTTACTCTGCGCAATCCGTAA